In a genomic window of Rhinopithecus roxellana isolate Shanxi Qingling unplaced genomic scaffold, ASM756505v1 contig5923, whole genome shotgun sequence:
- the LOC115896198 gene encoding LOW QUALITY PROTEIN: coiled-coil domain-containing protein 74B-like (The sequence of the model RefSeq protein was modified relative to this genomic sequence to represent the inferred CDS: inserted 2 bases in 1 codon), translating to MSVAGVVAGTRPPSSPTPGSRRRRPSVGLQSLRPQSPQLRPSDPQKRNLDLEKSLQFLQQQHSEMLAKLHEEIEHLKRENKDLHYKLIMNQTSQKKDGPSGNHLSGASAPLGACWVCVRGVWVEPGGHSPARLKEGPSRTHRPGGKHGCLAGGSTDTXRSPADSLSTSSFQSVKSNPNSGKARPQPSSFNKQDSKADAPQKADLEEEPLLHNSKLDKVPGVQGQARKEKAEASNAGAACTGSSQHQGRQMMGAGAHPPMTLPLHLRKPTTLKQCEVLIRELWNTNLLQTQELQHLRSLLEGSQRPQAAPEVGSSFPRDQEVMHFPKVSTKGLSKKCLLLSPPVAQSAILPALKQTPKNNFAERQKRLQAMQKRRLHCSVL from the exons ATGAGCGTCGCGGGGGTGGTGGCTGGGACGCGCCCCCCCAGCTCGCCGACCCCGGGCTCCCGGCGCCGGCGCCCCTCCGTGGGCCTCCAGTCCCTGAGGCCGCAGAGCCCGCAGCTCAGGCCGAGCGACCCGCAAAAGCGGAACCTGGACCTGGAGAAGAGCCTGCAGTTCCTGCAGCAGCAGCACTCGGAGATGCTGGCCAAGCTCCACGAGGAGATCGAGCACCTGAAGCGGGAGAACAAGG ATCTCCATTACAAGCTCATAATGAATCAGACATCACAGAAGAAAG ATGGCCCCTCAGGAAACCACCTTTCTGGGGCCTCTGCTCCCTTGGGTGCTTGCTGGGTCTGCGTCCGCGGAGTGTGGGTAGAGCCGGGAGGACACAGCCCTGCCAGGCTGAAGGAGGGCCCCTCACGGACACACAGGCCAGGAGGCAAGCATGGGTGTCTTGCGGGCGGCAGCACCGACAC GCGCTCTCCTGCAGACAGCCTCTCCACGTCAAGCTTCCAGTCTGTCAAGTCCAACCCTAACTCAG GCAAGGCCAGGCCCCAGCCCAGCTCCTTCAACAAGCAAGATTCGAAAGCTGACGCCCCCCAGAAGGCAGACCTGGAAGAGGAGCCCCTACTTCACAACAGCAAGCTAGACAAGGTTCCTGGGGTACAAGGGCAGGCCAG AAAGGAGAAAGCAGAGGCCTCTAACGCAGGAGCGGCCTGCACGGGGAGCAGCCAGCACCAGGGCAGGCAGATGATGGGGGCGGGGGCACACCCCCCAATGACCCTGCCCCTTCACCTGCGAAAACCCACCACACTGAAGCAGTGTGAAGTGCTCATCCGGGAACTGTGGAACACCAACCTCCTGCAGACCCAGGAG CTGCAGCACCTCAGGTCCCTCCTGGAAGGGAGCCAGAGGCCCCAGGCGGCCCCAGAGGTTGGGTCTAGCTTTCCCAG GGACCAGGAAGTCATGCATTTTCCTAAAGTCTCCACGAAGGGCCTCTCGAAGAAATG CCTGCTTCTGAGCCCACCTGTGGCGCAGAGTGCCATCCTGCCTGCCCTGAAGCAGACCCCAAAGAACAACTTTGCCGAGAGGCAGAAGAGGCTGCAAGCAATGCAGAAACGGCGCCTGCACTGCTCAGTGCTTTGA